The nucleotide sequence GTCAGCTCCGAGGACCCCAACCGCGGCCAGAACCGCGACCGGCTCGGGGTGAACGCTCGGTACACGTTCTGATCTCCGCCGCCGCGGACTCATGCCCACCCTCCCGTCCACCAAGGACAGCGCGACCCTCGGCGATTTCGTCGGTCTGCTGCGCCTGCGCAAGGGGCTCATCTTCCTGGTCCTCGGCCTCGTGCTGCTCACCACGCTGGGCGTCACCGCCCTGCTGCCCAAGTGGTATCTGTCCACGGCCAAGATCAGCGTGCAGAAGCCCGAGAGCGAGGTGAAGCTCTTCCAGGCGCAGAGCAACACCTACTACGACCCGTATTTCATCCAGGACCAGTTCCGGATCATCCAGGCGGAGAAGATCCTCTATCCCGTGATCGAGTCGCTCGGACTCAACGAGATTCTGGGCAAGCAGCTCAACGACGGCGTGGCCCTGCCCTCGGCGATCACCTACCGTTACCTCATCAGCAAGATGCTCCGCGTGGAGGCGCCCCGCGCCTCCTCCATCATCGAGATTGATGTCTACGCCCGCGACCAGCGTCTCGCCGCGGACATCGCGAACGCCATCGCCCGCGTCTACGCCGAGGACCGGATCACGCTCGCGACCTCCGACCAGCGCGAGGGCCTGGCCCAGCTGCGCAAGGAGCTCGACAAGCAGGAGCTCGCCGTCACCACCCAACGCGATCACGTGGAGAAGCTGCGCAAGGAGCTCGATATCGCCGGCGTGGATCTCAGCCAGCGGTACAGCGACATGGACATCGAGACGCTGCGCCAGATGCAGAACTCGCTCATCGCCCTCCGGGTCGACGCCATCGGCCGCAAGACCCGCTGGGAACGTTTCCGCAACATCCCGGCGGCCGACCGCCGCAACCTCGTCAATTCCGAGCTGATCCAGGACACCAACATCCAGAACCTGCTCCAGGCCTACCTCATCTCCGACCAGACCGTCACCCGGCTCATGGCCCGCCTGGGGGCGGCCCACCCGGATCTGATCGCGGCCATCGATAACAGCGCCAAGATCCAGCAGCAGCTCGACAGCCAGCTGCGGGGCTACGAGAGCTCGCTCGAGATGGCCTTCAAGGAGGCCGAGGCGCGCGTCACCGAGCTCGAGCGCCAGCTGGCGCAGGCCAAGGTTGACCAGATCCTCTCCGCCCGCGAGCGCATGCGGCCCTTCGAGGAGGCGACCGGCAAGCTCGACGACGAGCAGCGCCTCCTGACCACCCTCAAGCTGACGCTCCGGCAGCGGGAAATCGACTTCCAGGTGCCGAAGAAGACGATCGAGATTCTGAACACCGCCGAGCCCGCGCGTTTTGCCAGCCGACCCAACTGGCCCCTGAACATTCTGTTTGCCTGCGTCTTCGGTACCATCCTCGGGGTGGGGGCCGCGGTGCTGCTCGAGTACTTCGACACCAGCTTCCGCAACGTGGCCGATGTGGAGGGCAAGCTCAGCCTGCCTGTGCTCGGCGTGATCCCGCACATGGCCGAGGCCGGTGAGTTGCACGACCCCAGCTCCCCCGAAGGCGAGCCCTACCGGGTGCTGCAGACCAACCTGAACCTCGCGCTGACCGCCGGCAAAACCTCCGTGCTCGTCGTGCTGTCGTCCGGCCCCGGCGAGGGCAAGTCCACCACGTTGCGCCAGCTGGCCCTGTGCATGGCTGCCGCCGGTGAGAAGGTGCTGCTGATTGATTCCGACGTGCGTCGCCCGACGCAGCACAAACTCGCTGGCCTGTCGCGCGATCCCGGCCTGACCGACATCGTGCTCAACAAGGTGCCGTGGACCGCGGCGGTCGTGCGCGACAAGTCCGGCCTGATCGACTTCATCCCGGCCGGCGCGGCCGCCAACAACGTCACGCTCGGCCTGCTCTACGCCACCAAGCTCAAGGCGCTCGTGGAGGAGTTCCGTGGCCGCTACGACAAGGTGCTCTTCGATTCCCCGCCGATCATCGGCGTGAGTGATGCCTCGGTGCTGGCCAGCCTCGCCGACGGCATCGTCCTGCTGATCCAGCACCGGCGCAACCCCGAGAGCATGGTCCAGCGCGCCAAGCAGATCATCGACGGCCTGAAGGTGCCGGTGATCGGCGTGGTGCTCAACCAGGTGCCGACCGGCACGGGCGAGGACTACAGCTACTACACGAACAATTACTCCTATTACTCCCACGAAAAACCGGTCCCGGGAGCGGCCGGGGCCGCGGGACCAAACGAAGCCCGGGGCAGCGACCGCATCGAGATGCGGGAAACGCGTGAACCCGAGCGCAAGCGCTGACGGCGGTCGCGGAGGTTGGATTGACCTTGGCCCCCGGCCCGCATCCGGGCCGGCGGCCGCGCCTCCAGCCGGTTCCCGCAGCAATGCAAGCCCACGCGGGACGGGAGGTTAGGCCGTAGCCGGAGGGTGTCCGGGGACGCCTGATGGCGGGGTGGGGGAATTGCCCGCGGTGCCCGTGGATGGAGGCTTGTCAGTCTCCGCGCCACGCTACTAACTGGCCGGCTTAACCCGAACCATGGCCCAGATCACCAAGAGCTACGAACCGCAAGAGGTGGAGAAAAAATGGTATGCCGACTGGCTCCAGGCCGGCTGCTTCGCGGGCCGGGCCAACCCGGCCAAGGCCCCCTATACGATCATGATCCCGCCGCCCAATGTCACGGGCGTGCTGACGATGGGCCACGTGCTGAACAACACGTTGCAGGACATCCTCATTCGCCGCGCGCGGCTCGAAGGGTGCGAGGCGCTCTGGCTGCCGGGCACGGACCACGCGGGCATCGCCACGCAGACCGTGGTGGAGCGCGAACTCCGCAAGGAGAAGAAGCATCGCCGCGACCTCGGCCGCGAGAAGTTCCTCGAGAAGGTCTGGTCCTGGCGCGAGGACAAGGGCGGGATCATCCTCAAGCAGTTGCAGGCCCTCGGCGCCTCGGCCGACTGGAGCCGCACGCAGTTCACCATGGACCCGGCCTACTCGCAGGCCGTGCTCAAGGTGTTTGTCGACCTTTACGGGAAGGGCCAGATCTACCGCGGCAAGCGCATGGTCAACTGGTGCCCGGTCAGTCTCACCGCGCTCTCCGATGAGGAAGTGATCATGAAACCCGCGAAGGGTTTCCTCTACCAGGTGCGCTACGAACTGGTGGACCAGCCCGGCCGGTTCATCGAGGTCAAGACCACGCGCCCCGAGACGATCCCGGGCGACGTCGCCATCGCCGTGCATCCGGATGACCCGCGCTACACGGATATCATCGGCAAGAAAGTGCGCCGCCCCCTTGGGCCCACCGCCGAGATCCCGATCATCGCCGACGCCGCCGTGGACCAGGCCTTCGGTTCCGGCGCGCTCAAGATCACGCCCGCGCACGACAAGGTGGATTTCGAGGTCGGCCAGCGCCACAAGCTCGCGCCGATCGACGTGCTCACGCCCGACGCCAAGCTCAACGAGCTCGCCGGACCGGAACTGGCCGGGCTCGACCGTTTCGCCGGCCGCAAGAAGGCCGCCGAATTGCTCAAGGC is from Lacunisphaera limnophila and encodes:
- a CDS encoding GumC family protein is translated as MPTLPSTKDSATLGDFVGLLRLRKGLIFLVLGLVLLTTLGVTALLPKWYLSTAKISVQKPESEVKLFQAQSNTYYDPYFIQDQFRIIQAEKILYPVIESLGLNEILGKQLNDGVALPSAITYRYLISKMLRVEAPRASSIIEIDVYARDQRLAADIANAIARVYAEDRITLATSDQREGLAQLRKELDKQELAVTTQRDHVEKLRKELDIAGVDLSQRYSDMDIETLRQMQNSLIALRVDAIGRKTRWERFRNIPAADRRNLVNSELIQDTNIQNLLQAYLISDQTVTRLMARLGAAHPDLIAAIDNSAKIQQQLDSQLRGYESSLEMAFKEAEARVTELERQLAQAKVDQILSARERMRPFEEATGKLDDEQRLLTTLKLTLRQREIDFQVPKKTIEILNTAEPARFASRPNWPLNILFACVFGTILGVGAAVLLEYFDTSFRNVADVEGKLSLPVLGVIPHMAEAGELHDPSSPEGEPYRVLQTNLNLALTAGKTSVLVVLSSGPGEGKSTTLRQLALCMAAAGEKVLLIDSDVRRPTQHKLAGLSRDPGLTDIVLNKVPWTAAVVRDKSGLIDFIPAGAAANNVTLGLLYATKLKALVEEFRGRYDKVLFDSPPIIGVSDASVLASLADGIVLLIQHRRNPESMVQRAKQIIDGLKVPVIGVVLNQVPTGTGEDYSYYTNNYSYYSHEKPVPGAAGAAGPNEARGSDRIEMRETREPERKR